The following are encoded in a window of Castanea sativa cultivar Marrone di Chiusa Pesio chromosome 5, ASM4071231v1 genomic DNA:
- the LOC142636367 gene encoding pentatricopeptide repeat-containing protein At4g18975, chloroplastic-like isoform X4: MNSQVKCSLSQSGQLITNSKAVERKMIKKVSKREQHLWKRRDSAGSGQKSLNLVRIVSGLSNEKEAVYGALDKWTAWETEFPLIAAAKALRILRKRSQWKRVIQVAKWMLSKGQGATMGTYDILLLAFDMDQRVDEAESLWNMILHVHTRSISKRLFSRMISLYDHHNIQDKITEVFADMEELGVKPDQDTVRRVARAFQKLGQEEKQMQVLKRYQSKWKYVHFKGERVRVRTDVYNEDNA, from the exons ATGAATTCCCAAGTCAAATGCTCCCTTAGTCAAAGTGGACAACTGATAACTAATTCTAAAGCTGTTGAGAG GAAAATGATAAAGAAGGTCAGTAAGAGAGAACAGCACTTGTGGAAGAGAAGAGATTCAGCTGGGTCTGGGCAAAAGTCACTTAATCTTGTCAGAATT GTTTCTGGGCTTTCTAATGAGAAGGAAGCTGTTTATGGAGCATTAGATAAATGGACTGCTTGGGAGACAGAATTCCCATTGATTGCAGCAGCGAAGGCTTTAAGAATCTTAAGGAAGAGGAGTCAATGGAAGAGAGTAATTCAA GTGGCCAAGTGGATGTTGAGCAAAGGTCAAGGGGCAACAATGGGAACGTATGACATCCTTCTATTGGCATTTGATATGGATCAGAGAGTAGATGAGGCTGAATCTTTGTGGAACATGATATTGCATGTACATACACGCTCTATCTCAAAGCGGTTGTTTTCTAGGATGATTTCTTTGTATGATCATCATAACATACAGGATAAGATAACAGAG gTTTTTGCCGACATGGAGGAGTTGGGTGTAAAACCAGATCAAGATACTGTCAGGAGAGTCGCACGTGCCTTTCAGAAATTGGGACAAGAAGAGAAGCAGATGCAGGTTCTTAAAAGGTACCAGTCTAAATGGAAGTATGTCCACTTCAAAGGTGAACGGGTGAGAGTGAGAACAGATGTGTACAATGAAGATAATGCCTGA
- the LOC142636367 gene encoding pentatricopeptide repeat-containing protein At4g18975, chloroplastic-like isoform X2 → MMILISRNSFCYQFSSLSLGMSQVRKTEVELLFLGSKLSNSTILTTKATMNSQVKCSLSQSGQLITNSKAVERKMIKKVSKREQHLWKRRDSAGSGQKSLNLVRIVSGLSNEKEAVYGALDKWTAWETEFPLIAAAKALRILRKRSQWKRVIQVAKWMLSKGQGATMGTYDILLLAFDMDQRVDEAESLWNMILHVHTRSISKRLFSRMISLYDHHNIQDKITEVFADMEELGVKPDQDTVRRVARAFQKLGQEEKQMQVLKRYQSKWKYVHFKGERVRVRTDVYNEDNA, encoded by the exons atgatgattctCATTAGCAGAAACTCATTTTGTTACCAATTCTCCTCCTTATCATTAGGAATGAGTCAG GTTAGGAAAACTGAGGTGGAGTTGTTGTTTTTGGGGTCCAAGCTCTCAAATTCCACTATCCTCACTACAAAG GCAACCATGAATTCCCAAGTCAAATGCTCCCTTAGTCAAAGTGGACAACTGATAACTAATTCTAAAGCTGTTGAGAG GAAAATGATAAAGAAGGTCAGTAAGAGAGAACAGCACTTGTGGAAGAGAAGAGATTCAGCTGGGTCTGGGCAAAAGTCACTTAATCTTGTCAGAATT GTTTCTGGGCTTTCTAATGAGAAGGAAGCTGTTTATGGAGCATTAGATAAATGGACTGCTTGGGAGACAGAATTCCCATTGATTGCAGCAGCGAAGGCTTTAAGAATCTTAAGGAAGAGGAGTCAATGGAAGAGAGTAATTCAA GTGGCCAAGTGGATGTTGAGCAAAGGTCAAGGGGCAACAATGGGAACGTATGACATCCTTCTATTGGCATTTGATATGGATCAGAGAGTAGATGAGGCTGAATCTTTGTGGAACATGATATTGCATGTACATACACGCTCTATCTCAAAGCGGTTGTTTTCTAGGATGATTTCTTTGTATGATCATCATAACATACAGGATAAGATAACAGAG gTTTTTGCCGACATGGAGGAGTTGGGTGTAAAACCAGATCAAGATACTGTCAGGAGAGTCGCACGTGCCTTTCAGAAATTGGGACAAGAAGAGAAGCAGATGCAGGTTCTTAAAAGGTACCAGTCTAAATGGAAGTATGTCCACTTCAAAGGTGAACGGGTGAGAGTGAGAACAGATGTGTACAATGAAGATAATGCCTGA
- the LOC142636367 gene encoding pentatricopeptide repeat-containing protein At4g18975, chloroplastic-like isoform X3 yields MMILISRNSFCYQFSSLSLGMSQSHQVRKTEVELLFLGSKLSNSTILTTKATMNSQVKCSLSQSGQLITNSKAVERKMIKKVSKREQHLWKRRDSAGSGQKSLNLVRIVAKWMLSKGQGATMGTYDILLLAFDMDQRVDEAESLWNMILHVHTRSISKRLFSRMISLYDHHNIQDKITEVFADMEELGVKPDQDTVRRVARAFQKLGQEEKQMQVLKRYQSKWKYVHFKGERVRVRTDVYNEDNA; encoded by the exons atgatgattctCATTAGCAGAAACTCATTTTGTTACCAATTCTCCTCCTTATCATTAGGAATGAGTCAG TCTCATCAGGTTAGGAAAACTGAGGTGGAGTTGTTGTTTTTGGGGTCCAAGCTCTCAAATTCCACTATCCTCACTACAAAG GCAACCATGAATTCCCAAGTCAAATGCTCCCTTAGTCAAAGTGGACAACTGATAACTAATTCTAAAGCTGTTGAGAG GAAAATGATAAAGAAGGTCAGTAAGAGAGAACAGCACTTGTGGAAGAGAAGAGATTCAGCTGGGTCTGGGCAAAAGTCACTTAATCTTGTCAGAATT GTGGCCAAGTGGATGTTGAGCAAAGGTCAAGGGGCAACAATGGGAACGTATGACATCCTTCTATTGGCATTTGATATGGATCAGAGAGTAGATGAGGCTGAATCTTTGTGGAACATGATATTGCATGTACATACACGCTCTATCTCAAAGCGGTTGTTTTCTAGGATGATTTCTTTGTATGATCATCATAACATACAGGATAAGATAACAGAG gTTTTTGCCGACATGGAGGAGTTGGGTGTAAAACCAGATCAAGATACTGTCAGGAGAGTCGCACGTGCCTTTCAGAAATTGGGACAAGAAGAGAAGCAGATGCAGGTTCTTAAAAGGTACCAGTCTAAATGGAAGTATGTCCACTTCAAAGGTGAACGGGTGAGAGTGAGAACAGATGTGTACAATGAAGATAATGCCTGA
- the LOC142636367 gene encoding pentatricopeptide repeat-containing protein At4g18975, chloroplastic-like isoform X1: MMILISRNSFCYQFSSLSLGMSQSHQVRKTEVELLFLGSKLSNSTILTTKATMNSQVKCSLSQSGQLITNSKAVERKMIKKVSKREQHLWKRRDSAGSGQKSLNLVRIVSGLSNEKEAVYGALDKWTAWETEFPLIAAAKALRILRKRSQWKRVIQVAKWMLSKGQGATMGTYDILLLAFDMDQRVDEAESLWNMILHVHTRSISKRLFSRMISLYDHHNIQDKITEVFADMEELGVKPDQDTVRRVARAFQKLGQEEKQMQVLKRYQSKWKYVHFKGERVRVRTDVYNEDNA, from the exons atgatgattctCATTAGCAGAAACTCATTTTGTTACCAATTCTCCTCCTTATCATTAGGAATGAGTCAG TCTCATCAGGTTAGGAAAACTGAGGTGGAGTTGTTGTTTTTGGGGTCCAAGCTCTCAAATTCCACTATCCTCACTACAAAG GCAACCATGAATTCCCAAGTCAAATGCTCCCTTAGTCAAAGTGGACAACTGATAACTAATTCTAAAGCTGTTGAGAG GAAAATGATAAAGAAGGTCAGTAAGAGAGAACAGCACTTGTGGAAGAGAAGAGATTCAGCTGGGTCTGGGCAAAAGTCACTTAATCTTGTCAGAATT GTTTCTGGGCTTTCTAATGAGAAGGAAGCTGTTTATGGAGCATTAGATAAATGGACTGCTTGGGAGACAGAATTCCCATTGATTGCAGCAGCGAAGGCTTTAAGAATCTTAAGGAAGAGGAGTCAATGGAAGAGAGTAATTCAA GTGGCCAAGTGGATGTTGAGCAAAGGTCAAGGGGCAACAATGGGAACGTATGACATCCTTCTATTGGCATTTGATATGGATCAGAGAGTAGATGAGGCTGAATCTTTGTGGAACATGATATTGCATGTACATACACGCTCTATCTCAAAGCGGTTGTTTTCTAGGATGATTTCTTTGTATGATCATCATAACATACAGGATAAGATAACAGAG gTTTTTGCCGACATGGAGGAGTTGGGTGTAAAACCAGATCAAGATACTGTCAGGAGAGTCGCACGTGCCTTTCAGAAATTGGGACAAGAAGAGAAGCAGATGCAGGTTCTTAAAAGGTACCAGTCTAAATGGAAGTATGTCCACTTCAAAGGTGAACGGGTGAGAGTGAGAACAGATGTGTACAATGAAGATAATGCCTGA
- the LOC142634105 gene encoding zinc finger BED domain-containing protein RICESLEEPER 1-like has product MSSKVRDALKRLYVERVGQNGVSSSSGSGASLSRDSMPSVGNASLSDRIKSYNNRFKQHLADEDSVESKSELDRYLLESSEDPDVEDFDILMWWKMNSSRYRVLSQIARDVLAIPVSTVASESAFSTGGRVLDSFRSSLSPNTVEALICTQNWLKDAKKKRPIKLRECMDNVEDMDGFEIDTEIASVCPMPMEEDPSTVVLDDDD; this is encoded by the exons ATGAGCTCTAAGGTTCGGGATGCATTGAAGAGGTTGTATGTGGAGAGAGTGGGTCAAAATGGAGTTTCGAGTTCTAGTGGTAGTGGTGCTTCATTGTCTAGGGACTCCATGCCAAGTGTTGGTAATGCTTCATTGTCCGATCGcattaaaagttataataataGGTTTAAGCAACACTTGGCGGACGAGGACAGTGTGGAAAGCAAATCTGAGTTGGATAGGTATTTGTTGGAATCTTCTGAGGACCCTGATGTGGAAGATTTTGACATCTTGATGTGGTGGAAAATGAATTCTTCTAGATATCGAGTCCTTTCCCAAATTGCCCGTGATGTGTTGGCTATTCCTGTCTCTACAGTTGCATCCGAGTCTGCTTTTAGTACAGGGGGGCGTGTTTTAGATTCGTTCCGTAGTTCACTATCTCCTAATACAGTTGAAGCCCTTATTTGTACCCAAAATTGGTTAAaggatgcaaagaaaaaaagaccaatAAAGCTTCGGGAGTGCATGGATAATGTGGAGGATATGGATGGTTTTGAGATTGACACTG AAATTGCATCGGTTTGCCCAATGCCTATGGAGGAGGATCCAAGCACCGTTGTGttggatgatgatgattga